A window of Sutcliffiella cohnii contains these coding sequences:
- the sucC gene encoding ADP-forming succinate--CoA ligase subunit beta, with translation MNIHEYQGKEILRKYGVAVPNGRVAFTVDEAVEAAKELGTEVCVVKAQIHAGGRGKAGGVKVATKGLEQVREYASEILGKTLVTHQTGPEGKEVKRLLIEEGCDIKKEYYVGLVLDRETSKVVLMASEEGGTEIEEVAEQTPEKIFKEYVDPVVGLTGFQARRIAFNINIPKELVGKAVKFMMGLYQAFVEKDCSIAEINPLVITGDGNVMALDAKLNFDANALYRHKDILEYRDLDEENPKEIEASKHDLSYIALDGNIGCMVNGAGLAMATMDIIKHYGGDPANFLDVGGGATAEKVTEAFKIILSDEKVKGIFVNIFGGIMKCDVIATGVVEAAKQVGLSVPLVVRLEGTNVDLGKQILKESGLNIVAAESMADGAQKIVAQVG, from the coding sequence ATGAATATCCATGAATATCAAGGGAAAGAAATCCTCAGAAAATACGGGGTTGCTGTTCCAAATGGTCGCGTCGCGTTTACTGTTGATGAAGCAGTAGAAGCTGCAAAAGAGTTAGGAACAGAAGTTTGTGTTGTGAAAGCACAAATCCACGCAGGTGGACGTGGGAAAGCTGGTGGAGTTAAAGTTGCTACTAAAGGTTTAGAGCAAGTTCGTGAATATGCGAGTGAAATCTTAGGTAAAACGCTTGTAACTCATCAAACAGGTCCAGAAGGAAAAGAAGTAAAACGCTTACTAATAGAAGAAGGTTGCGACATCAAGAAAGAATATTATGTCGGTTTAGTACTTGACCGCGAAACTTCTAAAGTAGTTCTAATGGCCTCTGAAGAAGGTGGAACTGAAATTGAGGAAGTGGCGGAACAAACACCAGAAAAAATCTTTAAGGAATACGTTGATCCTGTAGTAGGATTAACTGGTTTCCAAGCACGTCGAATTGCTTTTAATATTAACATCCCTAAAGAGTTAGTAGGCAAAGCGGTTAAATTCATGATGGGCTTATACCAAGCGTTTGTCGAAAAGGATTGCTCTATTGCAGAAATTAACCCGTTAGTTATAACTGGGGATGGAAATGTTATGGCATTAGATGCGAAGCTAAACTTTGATGCAAATGCATTATATCGTCATAAAGATATTTTAGAATATCGTGATTTAGATGAAGAAAACCCTAAAGAAATCGAAGCTTCCAAGCATGATTTAAGTTATATTGCACTTGATGGAAATATTGGTTGTATGGTAAACGGTGCAGGTCTTGCAATGGCAACAATGGATATTATTAAACATTACGGTGGAGACCCTGCTAACTTCCTAGATGTTGGGGGCGGTGCAACTGCTGAGAAAGTAACAGAAGCTTTCAAAATCATCCTTTCTGATGAGAAAGTGAAAGGTATTTTCGTGAACATCTTTGGTGGGATTATGAAGTGTGACGTTATAGCTACTGGAGTAGTAGAAGCTGCTAAACAAGTTGGATTAAGCGTACCTTTAGTTGTACGTTTAGAAGGTACAAACGTAGATTTAGGAAAACAAATTTTAAAAGAGTCTGGTTTGAATATTGTAGCAGCTGAATCTATGGCAGATGGAGCACAAAAAATCGTAGCACAAGTAGGCTAA
- a CDS encoding EscU/YscU/HrcU family type III secretion system export apparatus switch protein encodes MKKEEINNRKKAVALKYENSMAPFVSAKGSGIIAENIINVAKEHNIPIQEDKALVELLAQLEVNDTIPEELYEVVAEVFAFVYQLNNANEKNKL; translated from the coding sequence ATGAAAAAAGAAGAGATAAATAATAGAAAGAAAGCCGTTGCTTTAAAATATGAAAATAGTATGGCGCCGTTCGTATCGGCAAAAGGTAGTGGTATTATTGCAGAAAACATTATAAATGTTGCCAAAGAACATAATATTCCTATTCAAGAAGATAAAGCATTAGTGGAACTGTTAGCACAATTAGAAGTGAATGATACTATACCAGAAGAATTATATGAAGTAGTTGCAGAGGTTTTTGCGTTCGTATATCAACTAAACAATGCAAACGAAAAAAATAAGCTATAG
- the flgB gene encoding flagellar basal body rod protein FlgB, with product MKIFSSSIQSLERGLQYSAKKHEVTSHNIANVDTPNYKRREVQPTFQQIYNSALSANKTDKRHLDFSNSPSSTHSVKTAINSYSHNGNNVDIDKEMSELAENQIYYYTLVDQLSGKFQSLQNVIKGGRN from the coding sequence ATGAAGATTTTTTCAAGTTCGATTCAGTCATTAGAGAGAGGGCTGCAATACTCTGCTAAAAAGCATGAAGTAACCTCACACAATATTGCAAATGTAGATACACCGAACTATAAAAGAAGAGAAGTCCAACCGACATTTCAACAAATTTATAATTCTGCATTATCAGCAAATAAAACAGATAAGAGACATTTAGATTTCTCCAATAGTCCATCTAGTACTCATTCTGTTAAAACAGCAATAAACTCTTATTCTCATAATGGTAATAATGTAGATATAGATAAAGAAATGTCTGAGTTAGCGGAGAATCAAATTTATTACTATACATTAGTAGATCAATTAAGTGGAAAGTTTCAGTCATTACAAAATGTAATTAAAGGAGGGAGGAATTAA
- the hslU gene encoding HslU--HslV peptidase ATPase subunit encodes MQTSLTPRQIVDKLDQYIVGQTKAKKAVAVALRNRYRRSLLPEQLRDEVVPKNILMIGPTGVGKTEIARRIAKMVGAPFVKVEATKFTEVGYVGRDVESMVRDLVETSVRIIKEERMEAVKDKAEENANTRLVELLVPGKQKETNYKNPFEMLFGGTNQQNEQQSQTSHAEEANIRTERQRVAHQLALGELEDRYVFVEVEEQAPSMFDMLQGSGMEQMGMNMQDALSNLMPKKKKKRKLTVREARKVLTNEEAQKLIDMDEVTQEAVVRAEQSGIIFIDEIDKIAKKSGNSSSADVSREGVQRDILPIVEGSTVVTKYGQVKTDHVLFISAGAFHMAKPSDLIPELQGRFPIRVELTKLSVEDFYRILVEPDNALTKQYIALMETEGIQLEFSDDAIRRIAEVAFQVNQDTDNIGARRLHTILERLLEDLSFEAPDINLEKISITPQYVEEKLGTIAKNKDLTQFIL; translated from the coding sequence ATGCAAACAAGCTTAACTCCAAGACAAATTGTTGATAAATTAGATCAGTATATTGTAGGTCAAACGAAAGCAAAGAAAGCAGTTGCAGTCGCGTTAAGAAACCGATATAGAAGAAGCTTACTACCTGAGCAGCTGCGAGATGAAGTTGTTCCGAAGAACATCTTAATGATTGGTCCAACTGGTGTAGGTAAAACTGAAATTGCTAGAAGAATTGCTAAAATGGTAGGTGCACCATTTGTTAAGGTAGAAGCCACAAAATTTACTGAAGTTGGCTATGTTGGAAGAGATGTTGAATCGATGGTTCGTGATCTTGTAGAAACATCTGTTCGGATTATAAAAGAAGAAAGAATGGAAGCAGTAAAGGATAAGGCAGAAGAAAATGCTAATACAAGACTTGTTGAATTGCTCGTACCTGGTAAGCAAAAAGAAACAAATTATAAAAACCCATTTGAAATGCTTTTTGGTGGTACTAATCAGCAAAATGAACAACAAAGTCAAACCTCACATGCGGAAGAAGCGAATATTAGGACAGAAAGACAAAGAGTTGCTCACCAATTAGCGCTAGGTGAATTGGAAGATCGTTATGTTTTCGTAGAAGTCGAAGAACAAGCACCATCCATGTTTGATATGCTTCAAGGTTCGGGTATGGAACAAATGGGCATGAATATGCAAGATGCTCTTAGTAACCTTATGCCGAAAAAGAAAAAGAAACGAAAATTAACAGTACGTGAAGCTAGAAAAGTTTTAACGAATGAAGAGGCTCAAAAATTAATTGATATGGATGAGGTTACGCAAGAGGCAGTTGTCAGGGCTGAGCAAAGCGGTATTATCTTCATTGATGAAATTGATAAAATTGCGAAAAAGTCAGGGAACAGCTCTTCGGCCGATGTTTCGAGAGAGGGAGTACAACGCGATATTTTACCTATCGTAGAAGGCTCTACAGTCGTAACGAAATATGGTCAAGTAAAAACAGATCATGTATTATTTATATCTGCAGGCGCATTTCATATGGCGAAACCATCTGATTTAATACCAGAATTACAAGGAAGATTTCCGATTAGAGTAGAATTAACAAAGCTATCTGTTGAAGATTTTTATCGTATATTAGTCGAACCAGATAATGCACTTACTAAACAATATATCGCTTTAATGGAAACGGAAGGTATACAACTTGAATTTTCTGACGATGCTATTCGTAGGATAGCCGAAGTTGCTTTTCAAGTGAATCAAGATACAGATAACATTGGAGCTAGGCGTTTACATACAATATTAGAGCGCTTGTTAGAAGATTTGTCATTTGAAGCACCTGACATTAATCTAGAAAAGATTTCGATTACACCACAATATGTAGAAGAAAAATTAGGAACAATTGCAAAAAACAAAGATTTAACACAATTTATATTATAG
- the topA gene encoding type I DNA topoisomerase, whose amino-acid sequence MSDYLVIVESPAKAKTIEKYLGKKYKVKASMGHIRDLPKSQMGVDVEQNFEPKYITIRGKGPVLKELKTAAKKAKKIYLAADPDREGEAIAWHLANSLDIDTASNCRVVFNEITKDAIKESFKHPRPIDMDVVDAQQARRVLDRLVGYNISPLLWKKVKKGLSAGRVQSVAVRLIIEREQEIKEFIPEEYWTIKAEFLTKNNKSFEGTFYGMDGKKIELKSESEVQSVLKKLEENSFSVKNVTKKERKRNPSPAFITSSLQQEAARKLNFRAKKTMMLAQQLYEGIDLGKEGTVGLITYMRTDSTRISDTAKQETKEYITSNFGKEFAIPMEKKESKKANAQDAHEAIRPTSTFRDPNSVKEFLSRDQFRLYKLIWERLVASLMSPAILDTVSVDIVQGDVLFRSTGSTVKFPGFMKVYVEGNDDADEEKEKMLPPLKVGDGVFSKDITPKQHFTQPPPRYTEARLVRTLEELGIGRPSTYAPTLDTIQKRGYVALDNKRFVPTELGEIVCELILEFFPEIINAEFTADLETNLDNIEEGKVNWVSIIDGFYHEFEKRLEKAEAEMQEIEIKDEPAGEDCDQCGHEMVYKMGRYGKFMACSNFPDCRNTKAIVKEIGVPCPKCENGNIVERKSKKKRIFFGCDQYPTCDFLSWDKPIARKCPKCESLLVEKKLKKGIQVQCVECDYKEEPQK is encoded by the coding sequence ATGTCAGATTATTTAGTGATAGTTGAATCACCAGCAAAAGCAAAAACGATAGAAAAATATTTAGGTAAAAAATATAAAGTAAAAGCCTCTATGGGACATATAAGGGATTTACCTAAAAGTCAAATGGGTGTTGATGTAGAGCAAAATTTCGAACCTAAATATATTACAATACGTGGAAAAGGCCCGGTTCTAAAAGAACTTAAAACGGCTGCAAAGAAGGCGAAAAAAATATACCTTGCGGCTGACCCGGATCGTGAAGGGGAAGCAATCGCTTGGCACTTAGCCAATAGCCTTGATATTGATACTGCTTCAAATTGTCGAGTGGTATTTAATGAAATTACAAAGGATGCCATTAAAGAATCTTTTAAGCACCCTAGACCGATTGATATGGACGTAGTGGATGCTCAACAAGCACGTAGAGTACTTGATCGCTTAGTAGGTTACAATATTAGCCCATTGTTATGGAAAAAGGTCAAAAAGGGACTTAGTGCTGGTCGTGTACAATCAGTGGCAGTTCGCTTAATTATAGAACGCGAGCAAGAAATAAAAGAATTTATTCCAGAAGAATATTGGACAATTAAAGCTGAATTTCTTACGAAAAATAATAAATCGTTTGAAGGTACATTTTACGGGATGGATGGTAAAAAAATTGAACTAAAGAGCGAAAGTGAAGTTCAATCTGTCCTAAAGAAACTGGAGGAAAATTCTTTTTCTGTTAAAAATGTAACGAAAAAGGAAAGAAAGAGAAACCCATCCCCGGCTTTCATTACGTCTTCACTTCAGCAGGAAGCTGCTAGGAAGTTAAACTTCCGTGCTAAGAAAACGATGATGTTAGCACAGCAGCTTTATGAAGGAATTGACCTTGGTAAAGAAGGAACAGTAGGTTTAATTACATACATGCGTACTGATTCAACTAGAATATCGGATACAGCAAAGCAAGAAACAAAAGAATATATAACGAGTAATTTTGGTAAGGAATTTGCAATACCGATGGAAAAGAAAGAATCAAAAAAGGCTAATGCGCAAGATGCCCATGAGGCAATTAGACCGACGTCTACTTTTAGGGACCCTAACTCTGTTAAAGAGTTTTTAAGTCGAGATCAATTTAGACTGTATAAATTAATTTGGGAACGACTTGTTGCAAGTCTTATGTCTCCAGCTATTTTGGATACAGTTAGTGTTGATATTGTTCAAGGTGATGTTCTATTTAGATCTACCGGTTCAACTGTCAAGTTTCCTGGGTTTATGAAGGTGTATGTGGAAGGAAATGATGATGCAGACGAAGAAAAAGAAAAAATGTTACCTCCTTTAAAGGTAGGGGATGGCGTATTTTCGAAAGATATTACACCTAAACAACATTTTACACAGCCGCCGCCTCGATATACGGAAGCAAGACTTGTTAGAACGTTAGAAGAGCTAGGAATAGGTAGACCATCTACGTACGCTCCAACACTAGATACAATCCAGAAACGAGGATATGTCGCTTTAGACAATAAACGTTTTGTTCCTACAGAATTAGGAGAAATTGTATGTGAACTAATTCTAGAGTTCTTCCCAGAAATTATTAATGCAGAGTTTACGGCAGATTTAGAAACAAACCTAGACAATATTGAAGAAGGTAAAGTGAACTGGGTAAGCATAATTGATGGTTTTTACCACGAATTTGAAAAGAGACTAGAAAAAGCAGAAGCAGAAATGCAAGAAATTGAAATTAAAGATGAACCTGCTGGAGAAGATTGTGACCAATGCGGGCATGAAATGGTTTATAAAATGGGTAGATACGGTAAATTCATGGCTTGTTCTAATTTCCCGGATTGTCGAAACACGAAAGCTATCGTAAAAGAAATAGGTGTTCCGTGTCCGAAATGTGAAAATGGAAATATTGTAGAGAGAAAAAGTAAGAAAAAGAGAATTTTCTTCGGCTGTGATCAATATCCAACATGTGACTTTTTATCATGGGATAAGCCAATTGCACGTAAATGCCCGAAATGTGAGTCATTACTCGTAGAGAAAAAGTTGAAAAAAGGTATTCAAGTGCAATGTGTAGAATGTGACTATAAAGAAGAACCACAAAAATAA
- the sucD gene encoding succinate--CoA ligase subunit alpha — protein sequence MSVFINKDTKVIVQGITGSTALFHTKQMLEYGTKIVGGVTPGKGGTEVEGVPVFNTVADAVNATGANASVIYVPAPFAADAIMEAVDAELDLAICITEHIPVMDMVKVKRYMEGKKTRLVGPNCPGVITADECKIGIMPGYIHKKGHVGVVSRSGTLTYEAVHQLTQAGIGQTTAVGIGGDPVNGTNFIDVLKAFNEDPETYAVIMIGEIGGTAEEDAALWVKENMTKPVVGFIGGRTAPPGKRMGHAGAIISGGKGTADEKIRVMNECGIQVADTPSVMGETLINVLKDQGLYEKCKTH from the coding sequence ATGAGTGTATTTATAAATAAAGATACTAAAGTAATCGTGCAAGGAATTACAGGTTCAACTGCATTGTTCCATACAAAGCAAATGCTTGAATACGGAACTAAAATTGTAGGTGGAGTAACACCTGGTAAGGGTGGTACAGAAGTAGAAGGAGTTCCTGTTTTTAACACTGTAGCTGATGCAGTTAACGCGACAGGTGCTAACGCTTCTGTAATTTATGTTCCAGCTCCATTCGCAGCAGATGCAATTATGGAGGCAGTAGATGCAGAATTAGATTTAGCTATCTGTATTACAGAGCATATTCCAGTAATGGATATGGTAAAAGTTAAACGTTACATGGAAGGTAAGAAAACCCGTTTAGTAGGACCGAACTGTCCGGGGGTTATTACTGCTGATGAATGTAAAATTGGTATTATGCCTGGATATATTCATAAAAAAGGCCACGTTGGTGTAGTATCTCGTTCTGGTACTCTTACTTATGAAGCAGTGCACCAATTAACACAAGCTGGCATTGGCCAAACTACTGCAGTAGGTATTGGTGGAGACCCTGTAAACGGTACAAACTTTATCGATGTTTTAAAAGCGTTTAACGAAGACCCAGAAACTTACGCGGTCATTATGATAGGTGAAATAGGTGGGACTGCAGAAGAAGATGCAGCTCTATGGGTAAAAGAAAATATGACAAAGCCTGTTGTAGGATTTATTGGTGGACGTACTGCGCCTCCAGGAAAACGCATGGGTCATGCTGGTGCGATTATCTCTGGTGGAAAAGGAACAGCAGATGAAAAAATTCGAGTTATGAATGAATGTGGTATTCAAGTTGCTGATACACCATCTGTAATGGGTGAAACGTTAATTAACGTATTGAAAGACCAAGGTCTTTACGAAAAGTGTAAAACACACTAA
- the codY gene encoding GTP-sensing pleiotropic transcriptional regulator CodY — translation MPLLERTRKINAMLQRAAGKPVNFKEMSETLQEVIETNVFIVSRRGKLLGFAINQQIENERMKKMLEDRQFPEEYTKNLFHVTETSANLDINSEHTAFPVENKDLFQSGLTTIVPIIGGGERLGTLILSRLQDQFGNDDLILAEYGATVVGMEILREKAEEIEIEARSKAVVQMAISSLSYSELEAIEHIFEELDGNEGLLVASKIADRVGITRSVIVNALRKLESAGVIESRSLGMKGTYIKVLNNKFLVELEKIKSH, via the coding sequence ATGCCTTTATTAGAAAGAACTAGAAAAATTAATGCAATGTTACAAAGAGCTGCAGGTAAACCTGTAAACTTTAAAGAAATGTCTGAAACTTTACAAGAAGTTATTGAAACGAATGTTTTTATCGTAAGTAGAAGAGGAAAATTATTAGGATTTGCTATTAATCAGCAAATTGAAAATGAAAGAATGAAAAAAATGTTAGAAGACCGTCAATTCCCGGAAGAATACACAAAAAACTTATTTCACGTGACGGAAACTTCTGCTAACCTAGATATTAATAGCGAGCATACTGCTTTTCCAGTGGAGAATAAAGACCTATTCCAAAGTGGGCTAACGACTATTGTTCCAATTATTGGTGGGGGAGAGCGTTTAGGTACATTAATCCTTTCTCGCTTACAAGATCAGTTTGGTAACGATGATTTAATTTTAGCGGAATACGGTGCAACAGTTGTTGGAATGGAAATACTAAGAGAAAAAGCAGAAGAAATTGAAATTGAAGCAAGAAGTAAAGCAGTTGTGCAAATGGCAATTAGTTCTCTTTCTTATAGTGAATTAGAAGCGATTGAGCATATTTTTGAAGAATTAGATGGTAATGAAGGGTTACTAGTAGCTTCTAAAATAGCTGATAGAGTAGGAATTACACGTTCTGTAATCGTTAATGCACTTCGTAAACTTGAAAGTGCCGGCGTTATCGAATCACGTTCTTTAGGAATGAAAGGTACTTACATTAAAGTACTAAACAATAAGTTTTTAGTGGAATTAGAGAAAATTAAATCTCATTAA
- the dprA gene encoding DNA-processing protein DprA yields the protein MNKWTFRLLLLDHCPSVTWAMKKNLLLHDPNLVNLLKYSSLQLAKILNVSVKTADKIHHHLHEFNMLPLLKVYERENILIITIGDKRYPPLLKQIFDPPFVLYCKGNIKLLQTEKLLSVVGTRNPTAYGKKVIPFIVKPLLLQNWHVISGLALGIDELVHIEAIKNGGKTIAVLGSGVLQIYPEKNKGLAKIIGSEHLLISEYPPLTKPLKWHFPQRNRIISGLSMGTLIIEAKEKSGSLITADQAMEQGREVFAVPGPIYEQTSFGTNKLIQHGAKLVTNYEDILNEIPSFSKKF from the coding sequence ATGAACAAATGGACTTTTCGTCTATTGTTATTGGACCATTGTCCTTCTGTTACTTGGGCAATGAAGAAAAATCTTTTACTTCATGACCCAAATCTTGTGAACCTATTAAAGTATAGTTCTTTACAACTAGCCAAAATACTAAATGTTTCTGTGAAAACAGCTGATAAAATTCATCATCATTTACATGAGTTTAATATGTTACCATTATTAAAAGTTTATGAAAGAGAAAATATTTTAATTATTACTATTGGTGATAAAAGGTACCCTCCGTTATTAAAACAAATTTTCGATCCCCCATTTGTGTTATATTGTAAAGGAAATATAAAACTCTTACAGACAGAAAAGCTATTAAGTGTAGTCGGAACACGCAACCCGACCGCTTATGGCAAAAAAGTCATTCCTTTTATAGTTAAGCCGTTATTGTTACAGAACTGGCATGTAATTAGTGGGTTAGCACTAGGAATTGATGAGTTAGTACATATAGAAGCTATTAAAAACGGTGGTAAAACAATAGCGGTGTTAGGCAGTGGTGTGCTCCAAATATATCCTGAGAAAAATAAAGGTTTAGCTAAAATCATCGGTAGCGAACATTTATTAATTTCTGAATATCCCCCATTAACAAAACCGTTAAAATGGCATTTTCCACAAAGAAATAGAATTATTAGTGGTTTATCTATGGGAACATTAATAATAGAAGCAAAAGAAAAAAGTGGTTCGCTTATTACAGCTGATCAAGCGATGGAACAGGGAAGAGAGGTTTTTGCAGTTCCGGGTCCTATTTATGAACAAACGTCATTTGGAACGAATAAATTAATACAACATGGGGCAAAACTTGTAACAAATTATGAAGATATCTTAAATGAAATTCCTTCATTTAGTAAGAAGTTTTAG
- the hslV gene encoding ATP-dependent protease subunit HslV, translated as MGSFHATTIFAVKHKGQSAMAGDGQVTFGNSVVMKHTAKKVRKLFNGKVIAGFAGSVADAFTLFEMFEGKLEEYNGNLQRAAVELAKEWRSDKVLRKLEAMLIVMDESTLLLVSGTGEVIEPDDGILAIGSGGNYALAAGRALKRFASEHMSAREIAKAALDMAAEICVYTNDNIIVEELD; from the coding sequence ATGGGTTCTTTTCATGCAACAACAATCTTCGCAGTAAAGCATAAAGGTCAGTCTGCAATGGCTGGTGATGGCCAAGTAACTTTTGGGAATTCTGTCGTGATGAAACATACAGCTAAAAAAGTAAGGAAGCTCTTTAATGGTAAAGTAATAGCTGGTTTTGCTGGCTCGGTTGCAGATGCGTTTACTTTATTTGAGATGTTTGAAGGAAAGTTAGAAGAATATAACGGAAACCTTCAACGTGCTGCTGTTGAATTAGCGAAAGAGTGGAGAAGTGATAAAGTTCTTCGTAAGTTAGAAGCTATGTTAATCGTAATGGACGAATCAACGTTATTACTTGTTTCTGGTACAGGTGAAGTGATTGAACCGGATGATGGAATATTAGCAATCGGTTCAGGTGGAAATTATGCTTTAGCTGCAGGTCGTGCTTTGAAAAGGTTTGCATCAGAACATATGTCGGCTAGAGAAATAGCGAAAGCAGCGCTAGACATGGCGGCAGAAATTTGCGTTTATACGAATGACAACATTATAGTGGAAGAACTTGATTAG
- the xerC gene encoding tyrosine recombinase XerC — translation MKNEIAPIQSFLQYLQVEKNYSTYTVEFYKKDIEDFWRFLITEGVHTYKEVSYREARAYLTKLYKEKYARKTVARKISSIRSFNKYLLREEKLKEDPFSLIHVPKQEQRLPQFLYEEEMEKLFTVSDLSSPIGQRDQAILEVLYGTGIRVSECCKIDLLHIDFHLGTILVHGKGSKQRYVPFGSFASEALNLYISDGRKKLLEKSRQNNQENSLFLNFRGGPLTPRGVRVILDNIVSKASTTLKISPHSLRHTFATHMLNEGADLRVVQELLGHAHLSSTQVYTHVTKEHLRKTYMQAHPRAKDGN, via the coding sequence ATGAAAAATGAAATAGCTCCTATCCAATCTTTTTTACAATATTTACAGGTGGAGAAGAATTACTCTACTTATACCGTTGAATTCTATAAAAAAGATATTGAAGACTTTTGGCGTTTTTTAATAACAGAAGGTGTTCATACATATAAAGAGGTAAGTTATAGAGAAGCGAGAGCGTACTTAACAAAGTTATATAAAGAAAAATATGCTAGAAAAACGGTAGCTCGAAAAATATCAAGCATAAGAAGCTTTAATAAGTATTTGTTAAGAGAGGAAAAGCTGAAAGAAGATCCTTTTTCGTTAATACATGTTCCGAAGCAGGAGCAAAGATTACCTCAATTTTTGTATGAAGAAGAGATGGAAAAGCTTTTTACAGTATCTGATTTATCATCGCCAATAGGGCAAAGAGATCAAGCGATACTTGAAGTGTTGTATGGTACTGGTATTCGTGTTAGTGAATGTTGTAAGATTGACTTGTTACATATCGATTTTCATTTAGGAACAATATTAGTTCATGGAAAAGGTAGCAAACAAAGATACGTTCCTTTTGGAAGTTTTGCGTCAGAAGCTTTAAATTTATATATATCAGACGGTCGAAAAAAACTTTTAGAAAAATCAAGGCAAAACAATCAGGAAAACTCTTTGTTTTTAAACTTTCGAGGTGGCCCACTTACTCCTAGGGGGGTAAGAGTGATTCTTGATAATATTGTTTCAAAAGCTAGTACTACTTTAAAAATAAGTCCTCATTCGTTAAGGCATACGTTTGCTACGCACATGCTAAACGAAGGAGCCGACCTTAGAGTTGTTCAAGAATTGTTAGGTCATGCTCATCTTTCTTCAACACAAGTGTATACACACGTAACGAAAGAACATTTACGCAAAACATATATGCAAGCCCATCCTAGAGCAAAGGATGGTAATTAG
- a CDS encoding ribonuclease HII, with protein sequence MKMSIKQVEEELVRINSENNPFFQLLVKDERKGVQALLKKWRMDKKKEDELRKQFEEMSIHENKLIQEGFQYIAGLDEVGRGPLAGPVVAAAVILPKNFYLPGLTDSKKLSATKRELFYEKIKAEAISIGIGIVDANTIDEVNIYEATKLAMIQAINKLHIKPDYLLIDAMKLNVNIQQESIVKGDSKSISIAASSVIAKVTRDSYMIELGEKFPQYGFRSNMGYGTKEHVEAIEAHGVLAEHRRSFTPIKDIVS encoded by the coding sequence ATGAAAATGTCTATAAAACAAGTAGAGGAAGAGCTTGTCCGAATTAATTCAGAAAATAACCCTTTCTTTCAACTTTTAGTAAAGGACGAAAGAAAAGGAGTTCAAGCGTTGCTTAAAAAATGGCGAATGGACAAGAAGAAGGAAGATGAATTGCGTAAGCAGTTTGAAGAAATGAGTATTCATGAAAATAAACTCATTCAAGAAGGTTTTCAATATATTGCAGGCTTAGATGAGGTGGGGAGAGGCCCGCTTGCTGGTCCAGTAGTTGCGGCGGCTGTCATTTTACCGAAGAACTTTTATCTACCAGGATTAACTGACTCGAAAAAATTGTCAGCAACGAAAAGAGAACTTTTTTATGAAAAAATAAAAGCAGAAGCAATTAGCATTGGAATTGGTATTGTGGATGCAAATACAATTGATGAAGTGAATATTTACGAAGCTACGAAACTAGCTATGATACAAGCTATTAACAAACTTCATATAAAACCGGATTATTTACTAATTGATGCAATGAAATTAAATGTGAATATACAACAAGAATCAATCGTTAAAGGGGATTCGAAAAGTATTTCAATTGCAGCGAGTTCTGTCATTGCAAAGGTTACCCGCGATTCCTATATGATTGAATTAGGAGAAAAATTTCCTCAGTACGGTTTTCGAAGTAATATGGGGTATGGTACGAAAGAGCATGTTGAAGCAATAGAAGCTCATGGTGTTTTGGCTGAACATCGACGCTCTTTTACACCGATTAAAGATATTGTTAGTTGA